In one Merismopedia glauca CCAP 1448/3 genomic region, the following are encoded:
- a CDS encoding tetratricopeptide repeat protein — protein MLGFIHLWQDDYPRAISYFQDTLSQAKLYRYKHHMAISLAQLSYIYSGTDRIDLAQKLAKQALAVARKTDNAFFQLHH, from the coding sequence CTTTATTCACCTTTGGCAAGACGATTATCCCCGTGCTATTTCCTATTTCCAAGATACTTTGAGTCAGGCGAAGCTTTATAGATATAAACACCATATGGCAATATCCCTGGCTCAACTTTCTTACATTTATAGCGGGACTGACCGAATTGACTTGGCTCAAAAACTAGCTAAACAAGCTTTGGCAGTCGCTAGAAAAACTGACAATGCTTTTTTTCAGCTTCATCATTAG